Proteins from one Geomonas agri genomic window:
- a CDS encoding type II secretion system protein N: MPRWILPLNLTLGLAITAVAALIAADLLSVKIAALYPRNAQKQVAMPAAATPAGSQDLLSFAPILERGLFGRATQGKLTPLQQQAAAGPAAAAPPPAAVGDLVLLGTAVGSFRETFALVLKNSSHEERVFKLGDTVFSAGPLVSVKKDVAEILVGGKRVKILTPMAAAAEAAAPSAAPAGVAGGGLAAPAGAGNYVIDQRALNSALDNIGQAMTDARLLPSVKDGKVEGFRASEVKPQGIFGTVGIRNGDVLLRMNDFPIDSPEKAIQSFASLKGQSRIKLDLIRDGQPTTFTYDIR, encoded by the coding sequence ATGCCGCGCTGGATTCTCCCCTTGAACCTTACCCTTGGCCTCGCCATCACGGCAGTCGCGGCGCTCATCGCAGCGGATTTGCTGAGCGTCAAGATCGCCGCCCTGTACCCGAGGAACGCGCAGAAGCAGGTCGCAATGCCGGCCGCGGCGACGCCGGCCGGGAGCCAGGACCTGTTGAGTTTCGCACCCATCCTGGAGCGGGGCCTGTTCGGCAGGGCGACCCAGGGGAAACTTACCCCCCTGCAGCAGCAGGCGGCCGCGGGCCCCGCGGCGGCTGCGCCCCCACCGGCGGCGGTCGGCGACCTGGTCCTTTTGGGGACCGCGGTCGGCTCCTTCCGCGAGACCTTCGCGCTGGTACTGAAGAACTCCAGCCACGAGGAGCGGGTCTTCAAGCTGGGGGACACGGTGTTCTCGGCGGGCCCCTTGGTGTCGGTCAAGAAGGACGTGGCCGAAATCCTGGTAGGTGGCAAGCGGGTCAAGATCCTCACCCCGATGGCAGCCGCGGCCGAAGCGGCGGCTCCCTCTGCAGCGCCCGCCGGTGTCGCCGGCGGCGGACTGGCCGCCCCTGCCGGCGCAGGCAACTACGTCATCGACCAGCGCGCCTTGAACTCGGCGCTGGACAACATCGGTCAGGCCATGACCGACGCGCGCCTTTTGCCCAGCGTGAAAGACGGTAAGGTCGAGGGGTTCCGTGCCTCGGAGGTGAAGCCGCAGGGGATCTTCGGCACCGTCGGCATCAGAAACGGCGACGTCCTGTTGCGGATGAACGACTTTCCGATCGACTCGCCGGAGAAGGCGATCCAGTCCTTTGCCTCGCTCAAAGGGCAGAGCCGGATCAAGCTCGACCTGATCCGCGACGGCCAACCCACGACGTTCACGTATGACATAAGGTGA
- a CDS encoding PAS domain S-box protein, with protein sequence MTKPLNWKRHIGVALGGIAAFWVGDALLDATIMGREPFLQQIHAPNAYELWMRIFYASLLGAFFASMSVLAERGRRVETALRHSDDLSQIFLESSHDAICVLSTTDYTVVNCNGVFLSNYQLTENDATGCNFSQLVARQGFADQIMSLISDCACSGTALNSEICYLAQDGDTRYEDISVHPIGDLEQGVRRVLFVARDITVRRMSQQRLEESEARYRAIFEDTGTAMAIIQPDGTLQMVNRGFAEVTGLSREELEGKRLWTEFIGSCDSDGISSPGDDAQSDSPRRSFEVQLSGRDGTRTMAGNWAAIEGTDRSVLSLVDISAHKEVEEALRESRATLAVAQRIARLGNWDWDLGSDTLTWSDEMYRIYDVDPACFVPTHELVLQAVHPQDREQVIRSVNDAIYNRRAYQMDYRIVLPNGSTRTLSARAEVTYDALGKPLHMLGTAQDITWRLEAEQALRNSEEKFSKAFHASPDSIVITRAEDGTYIDVNEAFQEITGYSRDEVIGRTSTELTLWADPDARMVMLKLLNEHGHVRNLDVRFRVKSGEVRELLWSADVIEYQGEACLIAISRDVTDQRQMERELLESDARLYMKHEELKNVFHQMEGIRREWEEIMDCISDLFILADQFGKIRRFNRAVETFTGMAHRDIVGRDCLAFLAQHGLKEHLESPGVELLHKPTGKWFVAKRHAFPAEVDGSAREVVIINDTTTIGRRQRGTQPADEAPAQAQTAG encoded by the coding sequence ATGACCAAGCCGTTGAACTGGAAGCGGCACATAGGCGTGGCCCTCGGGGGTATCGCCGCTTTCTGGGTCGGGGACGCCCTGCTGGATGCCACCATCATGGGGCGGGAGCCCTTTCTGCAGCAGATCCATGCCCCCAACGCCTACGAGCTTTGGATGCGGATCTTCTACGCCTCCCTGCTCGGTGCCTTTTTCGCCTCCATGTCCGTCCTGGCCGAGCGGGGGCGCAGGGTGGAGACGGCGCTGCGCCATTCCGACGACCTGTCCCAGATCTTCCTGGAGTCTTCCCATGACGCCATCTGCGTCCTGAGCACCACCGACTACACCGTCGTCAACTGCAACGGCGTCTTTTTGTCCAACTACCAACTGACCGAAAACGACGCCACGGGGTGCAACTTCTCCCAGCTGGTGGCGCGGCAGGGGTTTGCCGACCAGATCATGAGCCTTATTTCCGACTGCGCCTGCAGCGGCACCGCGCTCAACAGCGAGATCTGCTACCTGGCGCAGGACGGCGACACCCGTTACGAGGACATCTCGGTGCACCCCATCGGGGACCTGGAGCAGGGAGTGCGCAGGGTGCTCTTCGTGGCGCGCGACATCACGGTGCGCCGCATGTCGCAGCAGCGGCTGGAAGAGTCCGAGGCAAGGTACCGCGCCATATTCGAAGACACCGGGACCGCCATGGCCATCATCCAGCCCGATGGGACGCTGCAGATGGTGAACCGCGGCTTCGCGGAGGTGACCGGGCTGTCCCGGGAGGAACTGGAGGGGAAGAGGCTTTGGACCGAGTTCATCGGCAGCTGCGACAGCGACGGGATATCTTCCCCGGGGGACGACGCACAGTCCGATTCCCCGCGCCGCAGCTTCGAGGTCCAGCTTTCCGGCAGAGACGGAACCCGGACCATGGCCGGCAACTGGGCGGCTATCGAGGGGACGGACCGGTCGGTGCTCTCCCTGGTGGACATCAGCGCCCATAAGGAAGTCGAGGAGGCGCTCCGGGAGAGCCGGGCGACCCTCGCTGTGGCGCAGCGCATCGCGCGCCTGGGCAACTGGGACTGGGACCTCGGCAGCGACACGCTCACCTGGTCCGACGAGATGTACCGCATCTACGACGTCGATCCCGCCTGCTTCGTGCCTACCCACGAGCTGGTGCTGCAGGCGGTGCATCCCCAGGACCGGGAGCAGGTGATCCGCTCGGTGAACGACGCCATCTACAACCGCAGGGCCTACCAGATGGACTACCGGATCGTGCTCCCCAATGGTTCGACGCGCACCCTCTCGGCGCGGGCCGAGGTGACCTACGACGCCCTGGGCAAGCCGCTGCACATGCTGGGCACCGCTCAGGACATCACCTGGCGCCTCGAGGCCGAGCAGGCGCTCAGGAACTCGGAGGAGAAATTCTCCAAGGCATTCCACGCCTCCCCGGACTCCATCGTCATCACCCGCGCCGAGGACGGCACCTACATCGACGTCAACGAGGCCTTCCAGGAGATCACCGGGTACAGCCGCGACGAGGTGATCGGCAGGACGTCGACAGAACTGACGCTCTGGGCTGACCCGGACGCGCGCATGGTGATGCTCAAGCTTTTGAACGAGCACGGCCACGTGCGCAATCTCGACGTTCGTTTCCGGGTCAAATCCGGCGAGGTCCGTGAACTTTTGTGGTCCGCCGACGTGATCGAGTACCAGGGGGAGGCGTGCCTGATCGCCATTTCCCGCGACGTTACCGACCAGCGCCAGATGGAGCGGGAGCTCTTGGAAAGCGACGCCCGCCTCTACATGAAACACGAGGAGTTGAAGAACGTCTTCCACCAGATGGAGGGGATCCGGCGCGAGTGGGAGGAGATCATGGACTGCATCTCCGATCTGTTCATCCTGGCCGACCAGTTCGGCAAGATCCGGCGCTTCAACCGCGCGGTGGAAACTTTCACCGGCATGGCGCACCGGGACATCGTCGGCAGGGATTGCCTCGCCTTCCTGGCGCAGCACGGCCTTAAGGAGCACCTGGAGTCCCCGGGGGTGGAACTGCTGCACAAGCCTACCGGCAAGTGGTTCGTCGCCAAGCGGCACGCCTTCCCGGCCGAGGTCGATGGCTCGGCGCGCGAAGTGGTGATCATTAACGACACGACCACCATCGGCCGGCGCCAGCGTGGCACGCAGCCCGCCGATGAGGCACCGGCGCAGGCTCAGACGGCAGGGTAG
- the lon gene encoding endopeptidase La has translation MENRQETEELNIPDVLPLLPVRDVVVYPYMILPLFVGREISIAAVDHALSKDRMIFLATQRDVGDEDPAPEAIYEVGTVAMIMRMLKLPDGRVKILVQGLTKGRITEYLAEKPFYSVRIDRIIEPAAPENTLESEALIRTVKEELAKIVALGKAVSPEVMVIVENMQEPGALADLVASNIGLKVEEAQGLLEVVDPLERLKKVNDLLNKESELLNMQARIQSAAKEEMGKSQREYYLREQLRAIQQELGETDARSEEMAELRKGIENAKMPQNVEKEALKQLGRLEQMHPDAAEAGMLRTFLDWMVDIPWGKATKDALEINRASEILNEDHYFLEKVKERILEFLAVRKLKKKMKGPILCFVGPPGVGKTSLGKSIARAMGRKFVRISLGGVRDEAEIRGHRRTYVGALPGRIIQGLKQAGSNNPVFMLDELDKLGSDFRGDPSSALLEVLDPEQNNSFSDHYINLPFNLSNVMFIATANQMDTIPGPLRDRMEVINLSGYTEEEKLGIAKRYLVPRQVKENGITEETVQFSEEALRTVIAKYTREAGLRNLEREIGSICRKVARKVAEGKGEKFVISAGTVAKYLGPPKFLREEEMDKNEVGVVTGLAWTPVGGEVLFVEATVMKGKGGLTLTGQLGDVMKESVQAALSYIRSRTAEFQIPEDFNSTTDIHVHVPAGAIPKDGPSAGVTMATALVSALTKIPVRKEVAMTGEITLRGKVLPIGGLKEKILAAARLGVTTVIIPIQNKKDLEDVPKTILKKLKIVTAANIDDVLAVALEKYPPPAPKQAKPEPPKSKVRTRVPVPAPVRGKA, from the coding sequence ATGGAAAACAGGCAGGAAACCGAAGAACTTAACATACCGGATGTTCTGCCGCTGCTCCCGGTCCGGGACGTGGTCGTCTACCCCTACATGATTCTGCCGCTTTTCGTGGGGCGCGAGATCTCCATAGCGGCGGTCGACCACGCCCTTTCCAAGGACCGCATGATCTTTTTGGCCACGCAGAGGGACGTGGGGGACGAGGACCCGGCGCCCGAGGCGATCTACGAGGTCGGCACCGTCGCCATGATCATGCGCATGCTGAAGCTTCCCGACGGCAGGGTGAAAATCCTGGTGCAGGGGCTCACCAAGGGGCGCATCACCGAATACCTGGCCGAGAAGCCCTTCTACTCGGTGCGCATCGACCGCATCATCGAGCCGGCGGCCCCGGAGAACACGCTGGAGTCCGAGGCCCTGATCCGCACCGTTAAGGAAGAACTGGCCAAGATCGTGGCACTCGGCAAGGCCGTCTCCCCCGAGGTGATGGTCATCGTCGAGAACATGCAGGAGCCGGGGGCGCTCGCCGACCTGGTGGCCAGCAACATCGGCCTCAAGGTGGAGGAGGCGCAGGGGCTGCTCGAGGTGGTCGATCCGCTGGAGCGCCTGAAGAAGGTGAACGACCTCCTCAACAAGGAGAGCGAGCTCCTCAACATGCAGGCCCGCATCCAGTCCGCCGCCAAGGAGGAGATGGGCAAGAGCCAGCGCGAGTACTACCTGCGCGAGCAGTTGCGCGCCATCCAGCAGGAACTGGGTGAGACCGACGCCAGAAGCGAGGAAATGGCCGAGCTGAGAAAGGGGATCGAAAACGCCAAGATGCCCCAGAACGTCGAGAAGGAGGCCCTGAAGCAGCTCGGGCGCCTGGAGCAGATGCACCCGGATGCCGCCGAGGCGGGGATGCTACGCACCTTCCTGGACTGGATGGTGGACATCCCGTGGGGCAAGGCGACCAAGGACGCGCTGGAGATCAACCGCGCCTCCGAGATCCTCAACGAAGACCACTACTTCCTGGAGAAGGTGAAGGAGCGCATCCTCGAGTTCCTGGCGGTCAGAAAGCTCAAGAAGAAGATGAAGGGCCCCATCCTCTGCTTCGTTGGCCCTCCGGGGGTCGGCAAGACCAGCCTGGGCAAGTCCATCGCCCGCGCCATGGGAAGGAAGTTCGTGCGCATTTCGCTTGGCGGCGTGCGCGACGAGGCCGAGATCCGCGGTCACCGGCGCACCTACGTGGGCGCGCTGCCGGGCAGGATCATCCAGGGGCTCAAGCAGGCCGGCTCCAATAACCCGGTCTTCATGCTGGACGAGCTGGACAAGCTCGGTTCCGACTTCCGGGGTGACCCATCCTCCGCGCTTTTGGAGGTGCTCGACCCGGAGCAGAACAACAGCTTCTCGGACCACTACATCAACCTCCCCTTCAACCTGTCCAACGTGATGTTCATCGCGACGGCAAACCAGATGGACACCATCCCGGGGCCCTTGCGCGACAGGATGGAGGTGATCAACCTCTCCGGCTACACCGAGGAGGAGAAACTCGGCATCGCCAAGCGCTACCTGGTGCCGCGCCAGGTGAAGGAAAACGGCATCACCGAGGAGACCGTCCAGTTCTCCGAGGAGGCCCTCAGAACCGTGATCGCCAAGTACACCCGCGAGGCGGGCTTGAGGAACCTCGAGCGCGAGATCGGCTCCATCTGCCGCAAGGTGGCCAGGAAGGTCGCCGAAGGGAAGGGGGAGAAGTTCGTCATCAGCGCCGGCACCGTCGCAAAATACCTCGGGCCTCCCAAGTTCCTGCGCGAGGAGGAGATGGACAAAAACGAGGTGGGCGTGGTTACCGGTCTCGCCTGGACCCCGGTCGGCGGCGAAGTGCTCTTCGTCGAGGCGACGGTCATGAAAGGGAAGGGGGGGCTCACCCTCACCGGGCAGTTGGGCGACGTCATGAAGGAGTCGGTGCAGGCGGCCCTCTCCTACATCCGCTCCCGTACCGCCGAATTCCAGATCCCGGAGGACTTCAACTCCACCACCGACATCCATGTCCATGTCCCGGCCGGTGCCATCCCCAAAGACGGCCCCTCGGCCGGCGTCACCATGGCGACCGCGCTGGTCTCGGCACTGACGAAAATCCCGGTGCGCAAGGAAGTCGCCATGACCGGCGAGATCACGCTGCGCGGCAAGGTGCTCCCCATCGGCGGGTTGAAGGAGAAGATCCTCGCCGCAGCGCGCCTGGGCGTTACCACGGTGATCATCCCGATCCAGAACAAGAAGGATCTCGAGGACGTCCCCAAGACCATCCTCAAGAAGCTGAAGATCGTCACCGCCGCCAACATCGACGACGTGCTGGCGGTCGCCCTTGAGAAGTACCCGCCCCCGGCGCCCAAGCAGGCCAAGCCGGAGCCCCCGAAAAGCAAGGTCAGGACCCGCGTCCCGGTCCCGGCCCCGGTGAGGGGCAAGGCTTGA
- a CDS encoding Hsp20/alpha crystallin family protein has product MAVIPKEPLEWLNLFRQQMDEIFRFLSTLEGREGFTDKEQSPLVDIYETDCSFVVEVELPGCDRSDITLSLCCSTLVVEGMARDETDPGATYICLERGTGRFCRAIEVPPGVDLEGVQARYRRGLLTIEFPWCKGETPHIREIPIQ; this is encoded by the coding sequence ATGGCGGTAATTCCCAAGGAACCTTTGGAATGGCTGAACCTGTTTCGCCAGCAGATGGACGAGATCTTCCGTTTTCTCTCCACGCTGGAGGGGCGGGAAGGTTTCACCGACAAAGAGCAGTCCCCGCTGGTAGACATCTACGAAACCGACTGCTCTTTCGTGGTCGAGGTGGAACTCCCCGGCTGCGACCGTAGCGATATCACCCTGAGCCTATGCTGCTCCACCCTGGTGGTGGAGGGGATGGCCCGGGACGAAACGGATCCCGGCGCTACCTATATTTGCCTTGAGCGCGGGACCGGCCGCTTCTGCAGGGCCATCGAGGTCCCTCCCGGCGTCGACCTGGAGGGTGTGCAGGCGCGCTACCGGCGCGGCCTGCTCACGATCGAGTTCCCCTGGTGCAAGGGGGAGACGCCGCACATTCGCGAGATCCCGATTCAGTAA
- a CDS encoding tetratricopeptide repeat protein, with amino-acid sequence MKRYAALSSLLAVTLFSTGFGWPFPATNSCLEAKKIILELPAQASEQKRKDAEKRVVELCPTGAPGRYLKALTFERSGNADAAIQEYRETLALDPDFYPASGNLGLLHLQKGASEEAAVELSQGLKAGDPRYHGGLARILAQKDLHQLAIFHYTEALAAFPEDASLHTDLAASYDAVGQKQKAEDEFRKALAIQPGNARARLGLGALLLARGEIDKAVTELKQAAIAEPGNKEVHRLLAEGYVRKGDQKSADYERVLAGIGPKVKEAPKSDHMALADQYRNAKDYEMAISEYRLRIAEEPADAVAQQRLGDCLLAVGREDEAMSYYRDAIRSKGENPQLHLNLAGIYERKALLDEAVVEYRQVLASTPDNQQARQRLAEIYTLRGSFPQALEQYQALIKANPGDAATQLKLARAFVNTKDLDSAISAYQGAIKLAPESLEAHRELANLLRKRNEMDQAANEYQEVLRLKKDDQEARTALTAIYVKNKNYDSLAKLLKEGVELSPNDANAHYKLGLVYEFQKNYPAATDEYKEAVKLKPDHAKALNAMGRVQMKDGHIAEAKESLEAARKADPELEEAQVLLSNIKDEFNPEPRSFRKHKGSSSKSKKGKKGKKSKEKQEKSSKKSSKKKKASSKKKHKED; translated from the coding sequence ATGAAAAGATACGCAGCACTGTCGTCGCTTCTTGCGGTGACCCTATTCAGCACCGGCTTCGGTTGGCCCTTCCCGGCGACCAACAGCTGCCTGGAAGCTAAGAAGATCATCCTGGAACTCCCTGCGCAGGCGAGCGAGCAAAAGAGAAAGGACGCCGAAAAGCGCGTCGTGGAACTCTGCCCCACCGGCGCCCCCGGACGTTACCTCAAGGCGCTTACCTTCGAGCGCAGCGGCAACGCAGACGCAGCCATCCAGGAGTACCGCGAGACCCTCGCGCTGGACCCGGATTTCTACCCTGCCAGCGGCAACCTCGGCTTGTTGCACCTGCAGAAAGGGGCCAGCGAAGAGGCAGCGGTCGAACTCTCCCAGGGACTCAAGGCCGGCGACCCGCGCTACCACGGGGGCCTCGCCCGCATCCTGGCCCAGAAGGATCTGCACCAGCTCGCCATCTTCCACTACACCGAGGCGCTCGCCGCCTTCCCCGAAGACGCCTCCCTGCATACCGACTTGGCCGCCTCGTACGACGCCGTGGGACAAAAGCAAAAGGCAGAGGACGAGTTTAGAAAGGCGCTCGCCATCCAGCCCGGCAACGCCCGGGCCCGCCTGGGACTGGGAGCGCTACTCCTGGCTCGCGGAGAAATCGACAAAGCGGTGACCGAGTTGAAACAGGCCGCCATCGCCGAGCCGGGCAACAAGGAAGTGCACCGCCTGCTCGCCGAGGGGTACGTGCGCAAGGGCGACCAGAAGAGCGCCGACTATGAGCGGGTGCTGGCTGGCATCGGCCCCAAGGTGAAGGAGGCGCCCAAGAGCGACCACATGGCGCTCGCCGACCAGTACAGGAACGCCAAGGACTACGAGATGGCGATCAGCGAGTATCGCCTGAGAATTGCCGAAGAGCCGGCCGACGCCGTGGCGCAGCAGCGCCTGGGTGACTGCCTGCTGGCGGTGGGGCGCGAAGACGAGGCGATGTCCTACTACCGCGACGCCATCAGGAGCAAGGGCGAAAACCCGCAGCTGCACCTGAACCTGGCCGGCATCTACGAGCGCAAGGCGCTCCTGGACGAGGCCGTGGTGGAATACCGCCAGGTGCTCGCCAGCACGCCGGACAACCAGCAGGCGCGTCAACGCCTGGCCGAGATCTACACGCTGCGGGGGAGCTTCCCGCAGGCCCTGGAGCAGTACCAGGCGCTGATCAAGGCCAACCCCGGGGACGCCGCGACCCAGCTTAAGCTGGCCCGCGCCTTCGTCAACACCAAGGACCTCGACTCCGCCATCAGCGCCTACCAGGGCGCGATCAAGCTGGCCCCGGAGTCGCTGGAGGCCCACCGCGAGCTCGCCAACCTGCTGCGCAAGCGCAACGAGATGGACCAGGCCGCCAACGAGTACCAGGAAGTGCTGCGCCTGAAGAAGGACGACCAGGAGGCGCGCACCGCCCTCACCGCCATCTACGTCAAGAACAAGAACTACGACTCCCTGGCCAAGCTCTTGAAGGAAGGGGTGGAACTCTCCCCCAACGACGCCAACGCCCATTACAAGCTGGGGCTGGTGTACGAGTTCCAGAAGAACTACCCGGCCGCCACCGACGAATACAAGGAGGCGGTGAAGCTTAAGCCCGACCACGCCAAGGCCCTGAACGCCATGGGGCGCGTGCAGATGAAGGACGGCCACATCGCCGAGGCCAAAGAATCCCTCGAGGCGGCCCGCAAGGCCGACCCGGAACTGGAAGAGGCCCAGGTCCTGTTAAGCAATATCAAGGACGAATTCAACCCGGAGCCGAGGAGCTTCCGCAAGCACAAGGGGTCCTCGAGCAAGTCCAAGAAGGGCAAGAAAGGGAAGAAGTCCAAGGAGAAGCAGGAGAAGTCCTCCAAGAAGTCTTCGAAAAAGAAGAAGGCCTCCTCCAAGAAGAAGCACAAGGAAGACTAG
- the mqnB gene encoding futalosine hydrolase has translation MSRIIVTASTRMELSELLAATSATALAGTGHVPLHRAAMGGGEVLFALTGIGKVNAASAATLLCERYTPDLIVNTGCGGAFVGAGLAVGDLAVADSECLADEGVRTPDGWRGLDLIGIPVYEGRGERLFNRIPLDQECARRALDCATAAGFATIMGPFLTVSTCSGTARQGEELLRRFPGVCENMEGAAVAQVALMYGVPCLEVRGISNMVEDRDLSRWDLKRAVGQVQRFLALYLKHVADNRLVPR, from the coding sequence ATGAGCCGCATTATCGTCACCGCATCGACCCGGATGGAACTCTCCGAACTGCTGGCCGCGACCTCCGCCACCGCGCTGGCGGGCACCGGGCATGTGCCGCTGCATCGTGCCGCAATGGGGGGGGGCGAGGTGCTGTTCGCCCTGACCGGGATCGGCAAGGTAAACGCTGCCAGCGCCGCCACCCTCCTGTGCGAGCGCTACACCCCCGATCTCATCGTCAATACCGGCTGCGGCGGCGCCTTTGTCGGGGCCGGCCTGGCCGTGGGCGACCTCGCCGTGGCCGACAGCGAGTGCCTGGCCGACGAGGGGGTACGTACCCCCGACGGGTGGCGCGGACTCGACCTGATCGGCATCCCCGTGTACGAGGGGAGAGGGGAGCGGCTCTTCAACCGGATCCCTCTGGACCAGGAATGCGCCCGCCGCGCTCTCGACTGCGCGACCGCCGCCGGTTTCGCCACGATCATGGGGCCCTTCCTCACCGTTTCCACCTGTTCCGGTACCGCCAGACAAGGGGAGGAACTGTTGCGGCGCTTCCCCGGAGTCTGCGAGAACATGGAGGGGGCCGCCGTGGCGCAGGTGGCGCTGATGTACGGCGTTCCCTGCCTCGAGGTGCGTGGCATCAGCAACATGGTCGAGGACCGGGACCTGTCCCGCTGGGACTTGAAGCGCGCGGTGGGACAGGTGCAACGCTTCCTGGCCCTGTACCTGAAGCATGTGGCGGATAACCGCCTTGTCCCGCGCTGA
- a CDS encoding 1,4-dihydroxy-6-naphthoate synthase produces MNSAMPVNQDQQSASILSLGFSPCPNDTFIFDALIHGRVDCGFRFREQLEDVETLNRMALESVLDVSKVSYHLLGHILKDYLLLRSGGALGRGCGPLVVARDQVDPATLAGKRIALPGRYTTAALLLRLFNPTLVDFIYLPFHEIMAAVADGSVAAGVIIHESRFTFQEYGLHKVVDLGEWWERETGHPIPLGGIAAKRSLGRSALLRLEQGIADSVEYAFGHPGEARPYIRAHSQEMSDEVCDAHIGLYVNDFSRGLGNDGEAAVRLLLGRAAAAGIIPPWQQSLLIS; encoded by the coding sequence ATGAATTCAGCAATGCCAGTAAATCAGGATCAGCAATCGGCGTCGATACTTTCCTTGGGTTTCTCGCCCTGCCCCAACGACACCTTCATCTTTGACGCCTTGATCCACGGGCGCGTTGACTGCGGCTTCCGGTTCCGGGAGCAGTTGGAGGACGTGGAGACCCTGAACCGGATGGCGCTCGAGTCGGTGCTGGACGTCTCCAAGGTTTCCTACCACCTCTTGGGGCACATCCTGAAGGACTACCTGCTCTTGAGAAGCGGTGGAGCCCTGGGGCGCGGTTGCGGTCCGCTGGTGGTGGCACGCGACCAGGTCGATCCCGCCACCCTCGCCGGCAAGCGGATCGCGCTCCCCGGGCGCTACACCACCGCGGCGCTGCTGCTGCGGCTCTTCAACCCGACCCTGGTCGATTTCATCTACCTCCCCTTCCACGAGATCATGGCAGCGGTGGCCGACGGTTCGGTGGCGGCCGGGGTGATCATCCACGAGTCCCGGTTCACCTTCCAGGAGTACGGCCTGCACAAGGTGGTCGACCTTGGCGAGTGGTGGGAGCGGGAAACCGGCCACCCTATTCCGCTCGGGGGAATCGCTGCCAAGCGCTCCCTGGGCAGGAGCGCGCTGTTGCGGCTCGAGCAGGGGATCGCGGACAGCGTCGAGTACGCCTTCGGACATCCCGGCGAGGCCCGCCCCTACATCCGCGCCCACTCCCAGGAGATGAGCGACGAGGTGTGCGACGCCCACATCGGGCTCTACGTGAACGATTTTTCCCGCGGACTGGGGAACGATGGTGAAGCGGCGGTACGCCTGCTGTTGGGGCGGGCGGCCGCGGCGGGGATCATTCCCCCCTGGCAGCAGTCGCTGCTCATTTCCTGA
- a CDS encoding septal ring lytic transglycosylase RlpA family protein, producing the protein MASSERSRRLVRIVALALMLLPIHTLPLLAAEQVVKPVAPVVEKAESQEKSVVKKLVGIASYYAKKFHGRATTSGERYHPEKMTAAHQSLPLGTKVLVRNLANDKEVTVVVNDRCRKKGFPFIDLSRAAARKLGFLGEGKAKVAIIPLTDDES; encoded by the coding sequence ATGGCATCATCCGAGCGGAGCCGCAGGCTGGTGCGCATAGTCGCCCTGGCCCTGATGCTCCTCCCGATCCACACGCTTCCCCTGCTGGCTGCAGAACAAGTAGTAAAACCAGTAGCACCGGTAGTAGAAAAGGCAGAATCGCAAGAAAAGTCGGTGGTGAAAAAACTGGTTGGCATAGCCTCCTACTATGCCAAGAAGTTCCACGGAAGAGCGACTACCTCGGGAGAGCGGTACCATCCGGAAAAGATGACCGCTGCCCACCAGAGTCTTCCGCTGGGCACCAAGGTTCTGGTCAGGAACCTCGCCAACGACAAGGAAGTCACGGTTGTCGTCAACGACCGTTGCCGTAAGAAGGGGTTCCCCTTCATCGACCTGTCACGGGCCGCGGCAAGGAAACTGGGGTTCCTCGGGGAAGGCAAGGCCAAGGTGGCCATCATCCCGCTGACCGACGACGAATCCTAG